From Segatella copri, the proteins below share one genomic window:
- a CDS encoding YfjI family protein: protein MSCYLIKVENGHKVARSITSEEEYKQLRGSNEQKANLRLARAGNDAAKRRLVQFNYSGHYPQGVVKGMKLPSGAFGFDMDEPEAFAKAAKLLLKEPDKYGLLMLERSARQGGHAVFEREKGKTVLENQVRIATMLKCEMDTSAHDINRVYFTTTSDGEDLLFLSPRLFKDEYDEAAVAAEGKVLEERERYGQEELPEGAHKANKHYEPWKEEFKKDSQGVFKGQEFKNSRISTSAASSASASSASTPSVSQDNYLGIPYGEIIKKWWQLYNDGQEPMRSNRNTLTFELAVNLRHICGFDRNLLAQIIPCYDGFPEQEKMACINSALNEKITQMPKRLKDVLSAIRQERMKQGNAGGGSAADNEALVNALDEANAKDDLFYYNALPKLPQGIRDSISAVGPALALPVITAICPAIGMLATGVKVSVHGKMNSLNLISYIAGDFASGKGSIDPVIDAWTSEVKEMDKMYQQKEDEWRAKKRAAKNKKEQPEEPKLPVRCLTLNNTVANLAERLANTEGKHAFSFTPEADTVAQKWKSAMSDFSVMLRQAYDGTSYEREARSADAVNVHIDRLLWNVVMCGTPDALYRVVSNYTDGFQSRIIVAKTPDNTFTPLSDNMYVMNERQRDRIIQIAHLLPLMLGEVVLPKLEEKGRKWLEQIRLETMKNDDKVKARQRFRICPTTMRMMTCIMLCKVLETLIQKHGFNGAEKQLKESPDLWKGMLVKTQTPTMLNVFDVLADYQLDNALYFFRNRIEEAFSSKDYCCQSAWDRCRRGKNDSIFERLDVTFTFEQAEQQSVAVKGASATHESVKQMLKNWKRQGLISVLPDRHYQKVSPTI from the coding sequence ATGAGTTGTTATTTAATAAAGGTGGAGAACGGACACAAGGTTGCCCGCTCCATCACCTCGGAAGAGGAGTATAAGCAGCTGCGTGGAAGCAATGAGCAGAAGGCGAATCTTCGTCTGGCTCGTGCCGGAAACGATGCTGCGAAACGGAGACTGGTGCAGTTTAATTATTCCGGCCATTATCCGCAAGGGGTGGTGAAGGGAATGAAACTGCCAAGCGGTGCTTTCGGGTTTGATATGGATGAGCCGGAGGCTTTTGCCAAGGCTGCCAAGCTGCTGCTGAAAGAACCGGACAAGTACGGACTGCTGATGCTGGAACGTAGTGCAAGACAGGGCGGACATGCGGTTTTTGAACGCGAAAAGGGCAAGACGGTTCTGGAGAATCAGGTACGAATTGCTACGATGCTCAAGTGCGAAATGGATACTTCGGCTCACGACATTAACAGGGTTTATTTCACTACCACATCGGATGGCGAAGATTTGCTCTTCCTTTCGCCACGACTCTTCAAGGATGAATACGATGAGGCTGCCGTGGCAGCTGAAGGGAAAGTCCTGGAAGAGCGTGAAAGATACGGACAGGAGGAACTGCCGGAAGGGGCGCACAAGGCAAACAAGCATTATGAGCCCTGGAAGGAAGAATTCAAGAAGGATTCTCAAGGGGTTTTTAAGGGTCAGGAATTTAAGAATTCGAGAATTTCTACTTCTGCTGCTTCATCCGCTTCTGCTTCATCCGCTTCGACTCCCTCCGTCTCTCAGGACAATTATCTCGGGATTCCTTATGGAGAAATCATTAAGAAGTGGTGGCAACTGTATAATGATGGGCAGGAGCCGATGCGCTCTAACCGCAATACGCTGACCTTTGAGCTGGCTGTGAACCTGCGCCACATCTGTGGTTTTGACCGCAATCTGCTGGCTCAGATTATTCCCTGCTACGATGGGTTTCCAGAACAGGAAAAGATGGCTTGCATCAACTCGGCACTGAACGAGAAAATCACGCAAATGCCTAAGCGACTGAAGGATGTGCTCTCTGCCATCCGTCAGGAACGAATGAAGCAGGGAAATGCGGGTGGTGGTTCGGCGGCTGACAATGAGGCGCTGGTCAATGCGCTGGACGAGGCTAACGCTAAGGACGATCTGTTCTATTATAATGCGCTGCCTAAGTTGCCGCAAGGCATTCGTGACTCTATCAGCGCAGTGGGTCCGGCACTGGCACTGCCTGTAATCACAGCCATCTGTCCTGCCATCGGAATGCTCGCAACGGGCGTGAAGGTTTCCGTTCACGGCAAGATGAACTCGCTGAACCTCATCTCCTACATCGCCGGAGATTTTGCATCTGGCAAGGGTAGTATTGACCCCGTGATTGACGCATGGACTTCGGAAGTGAAGGAAATGGACAAAATGTATCAGCAGAAGGAGGATGAATGGCGAGCCAAGAAACGTGCAGCCAAGAACAAAAAGGAGCAGCCGGAAGAGCCGAAACTGCCTGTAAGATGCTTGACACTGAACAATACGGTGGCAAATCTGGCTGAACGACTGGCTAACACAGAAGGCAAGCACGCCTTCTCGTTTACTCCGGAAGCAGACACCGTAGCGCAGAAGTGGAAATCGGCAATGAGCGACTTTTCAGTCATGTTGAGACAGGCTTACGACGGAACAAGCTATGAGCGTGAAGCAAGAAGTGCGGATGCAGTGAATGTTCATATAGACAGACTGTTATGGAACGTGGTGATGTGTGGAACGCCTGATGCGCTCTATCGAGTGGTAAGCAATTATACGGATGGCTTCCAAAGCCGTATCATCGTGGCAAAAACGCCCGATAATACCTTCACTCCACTTTCTGACAACATGTATGTAATGAACGAACGTCAGCGCGACCGCATCATTCAGATTGCTCATCTGCTGCCGCTGATGTTGGGTGAGGTAGTGCTGCCGAAGCTGGAGGAAAAGGGTAGAAAATGGCTGGAACAGATAAGACTGGAAACGATGAAAAATGACGACAAGGTGAAAGCCCGCCAGCGTTTCCGTATCTGTCCAACCACGATGAGAATGATGACCTGCATCATGCTCTGCAAGGTTCTGGAAACGCTGATTCAGAAGCATGGTTTCAATGGAGCCGAGAAACAGCTGAAGGAGTCGCCTGATTTGTGGAAGGGAATGCTCGTAAAGACGCAGACACCAACCATGCTGAATGTCTTTGATGTACTGGCTGACTATCAGCTGGATAATGCACTTTACTTCTTCCGTAATCGTATTGAAGAGGCTTTCTCATCAAAGGATTATTGCTGCCAATCTGCTTGGGACCGTTGTCGTCGGGGTAAGAATGATTCCATCTTCGAACGTTTGGACGTAACCTTCACCTTCGAACAGGCAGAGCAGCAGAGCGTTGCTGTTAAGGGGGCAAGTGCCACTCATGAATCAGTGAAACAGATGCTGAAAAACTGGAAACGCCAGGGCTTAATCAGCGTATTGCCAGACAGACATTATCAGAAAGTTTCGCCTACCATATAA
- a CDS encoding type I restriction-modification system subunit M — MAKKQDTISIGFEEKIWKAADILRGSLDASQYKGVVLGLIFLKYISDRFDQKFQELQGDEYADPEDKDEYTAENIFYVPAEARWGKISAAAHTPQIGVVIDEALIAIERENERLKSVLPGNFARPELPKNKLGEVVDLFTNIEMHDAGEEKDLLGRAYEYCLQKFASQEGKNAGEFYTPSCIVRTLVEILEPYEGRVFDPCCGSGGMFVQSAKFIDRHKGNLRKISIYGQESNPDTWKIAQMNLAIHGLEANLGRVYADSFLDDQHPTLKADYILANPPFNLSDWGQSALQEDVRWQYGLPPAGNANFAWMQHMIHHLAPNGKIGLVLANGALSSQSGGEGQIRQAIIEADLVEGIVALPSQLFYSTGIPVSLWFISRNKAQAGKTVFIDARNLGTMVTRKLRELMPDTDIKKISDTFHAFQQGTLEDEKGFCAVCTTEQIAAQDFILTPGRYVGIAEDEGDGVPFEEKMTNLTGELKQLFEESKKQEEEIRVQLKKIGWEV, encoded by the coding sequence ATGGCTAAGAAACAAGATACAATCAGCATAGGTTTTGAAGAGAAAATATGGAAGGCTGCCGACATTTTGCGAGGCAGTCTCGATGCATCACAGTACAAGGGCGTGGTGCTCGGACTCATCTTCCTGAAATACATCAGCGACCGCTTCGACCAGAAGTTCCAGGAGCTGCAGGGCGACGAATACGCCGACCCGGAAGATAAGGACGAATACACTGCCGAGAACATCTTCTACGTGCCTGCTGAGGCTCGATGGGGCAAGATTAGCGCTGCTGCCCACACACCGCAAATAGGCGTGGTGATAGATGAAGCGCTCATCGCTATTGAGCGTGAGAACGAAAGATTGAAGAGTGTTCTGCCCGGTAATTTTGCCCGTCCGGAACTGCCTAAAAACAAATTAGGTGAAGTCGTAGATCTCTTTACCAACATAGAAATGCATGATGCTGGCGAGGAGAAAGACCTCTTGGGTAGAGCCTATGAATATTGCTTGCAGAAGTTTGCCTCTCAGGAGGGAAAGAACGCTGGTGAGTTCTATACGCCTTCCTGCATTGTCCGCACACTGGTGGAGATTCTTGAGCCTTACGAGGGTAGAGTCTTTGACCCTTGCTGCGGTTCGGGCGGTATGTTTGTGCAGAGTGCCAAGTTTATAGATCGTCACAAGGGGAACCTGCGTAAAATCAGTATCTACGGACAGGAATCGAACCCTGATACTTGGAAGATTGCACAAATGAACCTTGCCATCCATGGTTTGGAAGCGAATCTGGGTAGAGTATATGCAGACAGTTTCTTAGATGACCAGCACCCTACGCTGAAGGCAGATTACATTCTTGCCAATCCTCCTTTCAACCTCAGCGACTGGGGGCAAAGTGCGCTTCAGGAAGACGTGCGCTGGCAGTATGGCTTGCCGCCTGCTGGCAACGCCAACTTTGCGTGGATGCAGCACATGATTCACCATCTGGCTCCAAACGGAAAGATAGGTTTGGTGCTGGCGAATGGTGCGCTTTCGAGTCAGAGTGGCGGCGAGGGACAGATTCGCCAAGCCATCATCGAAGCCGACCTGGTAGAGGGAATCGTGGCTTTGCCTTCGCAGCTGTTCTACAGTACGGGCATTCCTGTAAGTCTTTGGTTTATCAGCCGCAACAAGGCACAGGCGGGCAAGACCGTGTTTATCGACGCTCGCAATCTGGGCACGATGGTTACTCGCAAGCTTCGTGAGCTGATGCCTGATACGGATATTAAGAAAATCTCCGACACCTTCCATGCCTTCCAGCAGGGAACTCTGGAGGATGAAAAGGGTTTCTGTGCCGTATGCACCACCGAGCAGATTGCTGCTCAGGACTTCATCCTGACTCCTGGAAGATACGTAGGAATCGCCGAAGACGAAGGCGACGGAGTGCCTTTCGAGGAGAAAATGACGAATCTCACCGGTGAGCTGAAGCAGCTGTTTGAGGAAAGCAAGAAGCAGGAAGAGGAGATTAGAGTGCAGTTGAAGAAAATTGGATGGGAGGTGTAA
- a CDS encoding N-acetylmuramoyl-L-alanine amidase, whose protein sequence is MRKIKEIIIHCSATKEGRNFTVADIDRWHRERGMRCIGYHFVIYRDGSIHVGRAIEEVGAHCKGHNSISIGICYIGGLSKKGKPKDTRTRDQKAAMRSLIEQLKEEYPLATIHGHNEFANKACPCFNVKKEWGKE, encoded by the coding sequence ATGCGTAAGATAAAGGAAATCATCATTCATTGCAGTGCGACCAAGGAAGGTCGCAACTTCACCGTAGCGGATATTGACCGCTGGCACCGGGAGCGCGGAATGCGCTGCATAGGTTATCATTTCGTGATTTATCGTGACGGCAGCATTCATGTAGGTCGTGCGATAGAGGAGGTCGGCGCCCATTGCAAGGGCCATAATTCCATCAGTATAGGCATTTGCTACATCGGCGGCTTATCAAAGAAAGGTAAGCCGAAGGATACAAGAACCCGAGACCAGAAAGCGGCAATGCGCTCGCTCATCGAGCAGCTGAAGGAGGAATATCCATTAGCCACGATTCATGGTCATAATGAATTTGCCAACAAAGCCTGTCCCTGCTTTAATGTAAAGAAGGAGTGGGGGAAGGAGTAA
- a CDS encoding NADP-specific glutamate dehydrogenase produces the protein MKASEVIANLQRRFPNEPEYIQAVSQVLGTIEEEYNKHPEFEKANLIERLCIPDRIIQFRVSWVDDKGNVQTNMGYRVQHNNAIGPYKGGLRYHKSVNLGILKFLAFEQTFKNSLTTLPMGGAKGGSDFSPRGKSNNEVMRFCQAFMTELYRHMGPDEDVPAGDIGVGGREVGYLFGMYKKLTHQFQGVLTGKGQEFGGSLIRPEATGYGNVYFLCNMLATKGIDIKGKTVLVSGSGNVAQYTMEKLLQLGAKPVTCSDSDGYIYDPDGIDREKLDYIMELKNVERGRIKEYAEKYGVKYVAGAKPWFEKADIALPSATQNEINEEAAKALIANGVIAVSEGANMPTTPEAIKVFQDAKILYSPGKAANAGGVAVSGLEMSQNSERLKWSREEVDAKLHDIMNDIHANCVKYGTEPDGYVNYVKGANVAGFLKVAKAMMAQGIV, from the coding sequence ATGAAAGCATCTGAAGTAATCGCGAATCTCCAAAGAAGATTCCCAAATGAGCCTGAGTACATTCAGGCAGTTAGTCAGGTTCTCGGTACTATCGAGGAAGAATACAACAAGCACCCAGAGTTTGAGAAAGCAAACCTCATCGAGCGTCTCTGCATTCCAGACCGCATCATCCAGTTCCGCGTATCTTGGGTAGATGATAAGGGCAACGTACAGACTAACATGGGTTACCGCGTTCAGCACAACAACGCGATTGGCCCTTACAAGGGAGGTCTTCGCTACCACAAGTCTGTAAACTTGGGTATTTTGAAGTTCTTGGCTTTCGAGCAGACATTCAAGAACTCTCTTACTACTCTCCCAATGGGTGGTGCTAAGGGTGGTTCCGACTTCTCTCCACGTGGCAAGAGCAACAACGAGGTGATGCGTTTCTGCCAGGCTTTCATGACAGAGCTTTACCGTCACATGGGTCCAGACGAGGATGTTCCAGCTGGTGACATCGGTGTAGGTGGCCGTGAGGTAGGTTACCTCTTCGGAATGTACAAGAAGTTGACACACCAGTTCCAGGGCGTCTTGACCGGTAAGGGTCAGGAGTTCGGTGGTTCATTGATTCGTCCTGAGGCTACAGGTTACGGTAACGTATACTTCCTCTGCAACATGCTCGCTACCAAGGGTATTGACATCAAGGGCAAGACTGTTTTGGTTTCAGGTTCAGGTAATGTAGCCCAGTACACTATGGAGAAGTTGCTCCAGTTGGGTGCTAAGCCAGTTACATGTTCAGATTCAGATGGTTACATCTACGACCCAGACGGAATCGACCGCGAGAAGCTCGATTACATCATGGAGCTCAAGAACGTAGAGCGTGGTCGTATCAAGGAGTATGCAGAGAAGTATGGTGTAAAATATGTTGCAGGTGCTAAGCCTTGGTTTGAGAAGGCAGACATCGCTCTCCCATCAGCTACTCAGAACGAAATCAACGAGGAGGCAGCCAAGGCTCTCATCGCCAACGGCGTAATCGCAGTAAGCGAGGGTGCCAACATGCCTACTACTCCAGAGGCTATCAAGGTATTCCAGGATGCTAAGATTCTCTACTCTCCAGGTAAGGCAGCCAACGCAGGTGGTGTTGCTGTATCAGGTCTTGAGATGAGCCAGAACTCTGAGCGTCTGAAGTGGTCTCGTGAGGAGGTTGATGCTAAGCTCCACGACATCATGAACGATATTCACGCTAACTGCGTGAAGTATGGTACTGAGCCAGACGGTTACGTAAATTACGTAAAGGGTGCAAACGTAGCCGGCTTCCTGAAGGTAGCTAAGGCTATGATGGCTCAGGGCATTGTATAA
- a CDS encoding DUF3127 domain-containing protein, whose protein sequence is MYTQIMRVVQQGETFAVQSQKSENGQMMKCNIVLQEMGGKYENQYAAAMLGNMAQCKYAAGELVAVTLRFTTHEHNGQVYQDILVTDIEKVKG, encoded by the coding sequence ATGTATACTCAGATTATGAGAGTGGTGCAGCAGGGCGAGACCTTCGCTGTGCAGAGTCAGAAAAGTGAGAACGGACAGATGATGAAATGCAACATCGTTCTCCAGGAGATGGGCGGCAAGTATGAGAACCAGTACGCTGCGGCAATGTTGGGCAATATGGCTCAGTGTAAGTATGCGGCTGGCGAGCTAGTGGCGGTAACGCTCCGGTTCACTACCCATGAGCACAATGGTCAGGTTTATCAGGATATCCTGGTTACGGACATTGAAAAAGTAAAAGGGTAA
- a CDS encoding type I restriction endonuclease subunit R: MADDKKFTEDAYEQTLIALFWDELGYAYECGYDVERDYKEPFYRADLVASMRRLNPELPADAMDEGIKQITNISIGTLEQNNEQFTLWMQNGLEVEFLEDGEERTALMRLIDFDHPERNLFKVVNQWRVEEYKNKRCDMVVMVNGLPLVVVELKSAISEDASIEDAYKQIKNYQQSIPSLFSYNAFNVISDMSETRAGTITAKLERYMEWKTIDGSYESTLFADYRTFFLGMFQQQRLLDILQNFICFDKNQGKYAKILTAYHQYYAVGKALQRTRTAVEGNGKIGVFWHTQGSGKSLSMVFYAHQLVQRLPEVTIVVVTDRKDLDNQLFGQFCRCQDFLRQEPQNAQSREDLGNLLRNRKSGGIIFTTIQKFEEGDSALSTRRNIIVMTDEAHRSQYGEEHWDNKSLTMKKGFSQKMREALPGASFIGFTGTPISDRDRDTEEVFGNYIDVYDMSQAVDDGATRPVYYESRVVNLNLDEDTMKLLNDEFDNLADEGATEEQIRQAKQEHSRLEVLLGEDATIDTLVKDIIQHYEQNRAQELTGKAMIVALTRSIAIKIYRKMLELRPGWTEKVKVVMSGSNQDPEDWQPIIGNEAYKKELARKFKDNDDEMKIAIVRDMWLTGFDVPSLATMYVYKPMSGHNLMQAIARVNRVFPGKEGGLIVDYVGIAQALKSAMQQYTNRDRRRFGDPDIAKTALVKWKEEMEICRDQLHGFDYSGFFEQDNSKRALAITSGANFLSSPAMVQRKKNFMEHSNLLHNATTLCRSLLDEQQKAEVCYMDALRVMMLKLSQKGKISRHEINERIGELLRQSVKTDGVINLFGDRQIEFSLFDDAFIQEVKNMKERNLAVELLTKLMKEKIKQQQKTNVVQSDLFSDMLSQSLSNYLKGLLTNEEVIEELLKMAQQMKQAEAEGNDLGLSPEEKAFYDALSTPEGVRQAYSDEEFVALTRELTEVLHRNRTIDWNRKESARAKMRVMVKRLLKKYKYPPEGAEKALETVMRQCDHWADDEENVV; the protein is encoded by the coding sequence ATGGCAGACGACAAGAAATTCACCGAAGACGCATACGAGCAGACGCTCATTGCCCTGTTCTGGGACGAACTGGGCTATGCGTACGAATGTGGCTACGACGTGGAGCGCGACTACAAGGAGCCTTTCTATCGTGCCGATTTGGTCGCCTCGATGCGACGGCTTAATCCTGAACTGCCAGCCGATGCAATGGATGAAGGAATCAAGCAAATCACCAATATCAGCATCGGTACTTTAGAACAGAACAACGAGCAGTTTACACTCTGGATGCAAAACGGTCTGGAGGTGGAATTCCTGGAAGATGGCGAAGAACGAACAGCCCTGATGAGGCTCATCGACTTCGACCATCCCGAAAGAAACCTCTTCAAGGTGGTGAACCAGTGGCGTGTGGAAGAGTATAAGAACAAGCGCTGCGACATGGTAGTGATGGTCAACGGATTGCCCCTCGTGGTGGTGGAGCTGAAAAGCGCCATTTCTGAAGATGCATCCATCGAAGATGCCTACAAGCAGATCAAGAACTATCAGCAGAGCATTCCAAGCCTCTTCAGCTACAACGCCTTCAACGTCATCAGCGACATGAGCGAAACTCGTGCCGGAACCATCACCGCCAAGCTAGAACGCTACATGGAATGGAAGACCATAGACGGCTCATACGAGTCAACCCTCTTTGCCGACTATCGCACCTTCTTCCTCGGCATGTTCCAGCAGCAGCGACTGCTCGACATTCTGCAGAACTTCATCTGCTTCGACAAGAACCAGGGCAAATACGCCAAGATTCTTACCGCCTACCACCAATACTACGCCGTGGGCAAAGCCCTGCAGCGCACCCGTACAGCAGTGGAAGGCAACGGAAAAATCGGCGTGTTCTGGCACACGCAGGGTTCGGGCAAGAGCCTCTCCATGGTGTTCTACGCCCACCAGCTGGTGCAGCGACTGCCGGAAGTAACCATCGTGGTGGTAACCGACCGCAAGGACCTCGACAACCAGCTCTTCGGTCAGTTCTGCCGCTGCCAGGACTTCCTTCGTCAGGAACCTCAGAACGCCCAGAGCCGTGAAGACTTGGGCAATCTGCTGCGCAACCGCAAGAGTGGGGGAATCATCTTCACCACCATTCAGAAGTTTGAAGAAGGCGACTCGGCACTCTCCACCCGCCGCAACATCATCGTGATGACCGACGAGGCGCACCGCTCGCAATACGGCGAGGAGCACTGGGACAACAAGAGCCTGACGATGAAGAAGGGATTCAGCCAGAAGATGAGAGAAGCCCTGCCAGGTGCCTCATTTATCGGCTTCACCGGAACGCCTATCAGCGACCGCGACAGAGACACGGAGGAAGTGTTCGGCAACTACATCGACGTTTACGACATGAGTCAGGCGGTGGATGATGGAGCCACCCGTCCGGTCTATTACGAGAGCCGTGTGGTGAACCTGAACCTCGACGAAGACACGATGAAGCTGCTGAACGATGAGTTCGACAACCTGGCCGATGAGGGAGCCACCGAGGAGCAGATCAGGCAGGCAAAACAGGAGCACAGCCGGCTGGAAGTACTCCTGGGCGAAGACGCCACCATCGACACGCTGGTAAAGGACATCATCCAGCACTACGAGCAGAACCGTGCGCAGGAACTCACCGGCAAGGCAATGATCGTGGCGCTGACCCGAAGCATCGCCATCAAAATCTACCGCAAGATGCTGGAGCTTCGCCCCGGGTGGACGGAGAAGGTAAAGGTGGTGATGAGCGGTTCGAACCAGGACCCCGAAGACTGGCAGCCGATTATCGGCAACGAAGCCTACAAGAAGGAACTGGCAAGAAAATTCAAGGACAACGACGATGAGATGAAAATCGCCATCGTAAGAGATATGTGGCTCACGGGCTTCGATGTTCCGTCGCTCGCCACCATGTACGTATATAAGCCGATGAGCGGTCATAACCTGATGCAGGCAATAGCCCGTGTAAACCGTGTGTTCCCGGGCAAGGAAGGCGGACTGATAGTGGATTACGTAGGCATTGCGCAGGCGCTGAAGAGTGCCATGCAGCAGTACACCAACCGTGACCGCCGCCGCTTTGGAGACCCCGACATCGCCAAGACCGCCCTGGTGAAATGGAAGGAAGAGATGGAAATCTGCCGAGACCAGCTTCATGGTTTCGACTATTCCGGCTTCTTCGAACAGGACAACTCGAAGCGGGCACTCGCCATTACGAGCGGAGCCAACTTCCTGAGTTCTCCAGCCATGGTTCAGCGCAAGAAGAATTTCATGGAGCACAGCAATCTGCTTCACAACGCCACCACGCTCTGCCGTTCGCTTCTGGATGAGCAGCAGAAGGCGGAGGTGTGCTACATGGATGCGCTGCGCGTGATGATGCTCAAACTCTCGCAGAAGGGCAAGATCAGCCGCCATGAAATCAACGAGCGCATCGGTGAGCTGCTCCGTCAGAGCGTGAAGACCGACGGAGTCATCAATCTCTTCGGCGACCGCCAGATAGAGTTCTCGCTCTTTGACGACGCCTTCATCCAGGAGGTGAAGAACATGAAGGAGCGCAACCTGGCGGTGGAACTGCTCACCAAACTGATGAAAGAGAAAATCAAGCAGCAGCAGAAGACCAACGTGGTTCAGAGCGACCTCTTCTCCGACATGCTCAGCCAGAGTCTCTCCAACTATCTGAAGGGCTTGCTCACCAACGAGGAAGTGATAGAGGAGCTGTTGAAGATGGCTCAGCAGATGAAGCAGGCAGAGGCAGAGGGCAACGACCTGGGACTTTCGCCCGAGGAGAAAGCATTCTATGATGCGCTCTCCACGCCCGAAGGAGTGCGGCAGGCTTACTCCGACGAGGAGTTTGTGGCGCTGACCCGGGAACTGACGGAGGTGTTGCACCGCAACCGCACCATCGACTGGAACCGGAAGGAATCAGCCAGGGCGAAGATGCGAGTGATGGTGAAGCGACTGCTCAAAAAGTATAAGTATCCACCAGAGGGTGCAGAAAAGGCGCTGGAAACCGTGATGCGCCAATGCGACCACTGGGCGGATGATGAAGAAAACGTAGTATAA
- a CDS encoding DUF5675 family protein — MNINIFRRRFTPWSVDGTMVIGGKIFCDTLERPNRHLPAGRYKISLIPTKQKKVSETKKKNKYERGKYEIVIKPVILLRSHYVPRTVRRRARFVPGNGPLRLRNKSIILGKSHYTGIVTQSEECYNEFCQLLNEEFKRMKKKHLPCRINLFIRDWGVDEIPLNYLLIFQ, encoded by the coding sequence ATGAACATCAATATATTCCGCCGTCGCTTCACTCCATGGAGTGTGGATGGCACAATGGTTATAGGTGGCAAGATTTTCTGCGACACCTTAGAACGTCCTAACCGTCATTTGCCAGCAGGACGTTATAAGATTTCTCTCATTCCTACCAAGCAAAAGAAGGTGTCGGAGACAAAGAAGAAAAATAAGTATGAAAGAGGAAAATATGAAATTGTTATCAAGCCTGTTATTCTGTTAAGATCCCATTACGTGCCTCGTACTGTTAGGCGCAGAGCTCGCTTTGTGCCTGGCAACGGTCCGCTACGTCTGAGAAACAAGAGTATCATTCTGGGCAAGTCTCATTATACCGGAATCGTTACGCAATCAGAAGAATGCTATAATGAATTTTGCCAGTTGTTGAATGAGGAATTCAAGAGGATGAAGAAAAAGCATCTACCGTGCAGAATCAATCTGTTTATCAGGGATTGGGGTGTTGACGAAATCCCCCTTAATTATCTGCTTATTTTTCAATAA
- a CDS encoding restriction endonuclease subunit S, translated as MEWKEVKIGDLGQIITGKTPKTAIRENWGGKIPFLSPSDDMSNKTSPVTARTLTELGVAEVAKCLIPANSICVSCIGSDLGKVVKTDRELVTNQQINTIVPHSNVDSDFVYYLMCIVGKELNYISKTSTAVPIINKSTFSDWNIVIPEKVDDQRRIASILSSLDRKIELNNKINADLEEMAQAIFKNWFVDFEPFKDGKFVDSELGMIPEGWEVGSYSEMIDSLISGDWGKENPQGNYTHEVACVRGCDFQDINNGVRGKTPQRYILEKNYQAKHLKDKDILVEISGGTATVSTGRTSLVTEELLKKYKHDIVCTNFCKVLRPLSQFSSYVYYSWKYKYDNDIMFGYENGTSGIKNFAIKDFIEKESVLIPKEQDIVEFQKIIDNLQKQKQIKGTENTTLSTLRDTLLPRLMSGEIEVPE; from the coding sequence ATGGAGTGGAAAGAAGTTAAAATTGGTGATTTGGGGCAAATAATAACAGGCAAAACTCCCAAAACAGCAATAAGGGAAAACTGGGGTGGTAAAATCCCATTCCTTTCTCCTTCTGATGATATGTCAAACAAAACATCACCAGTAACAGCAAGAACTCTTACTGAATTAGGCGTTGCTGAAGTTGCTAAATGCCTTATTCCTGCCAATTCCATCTGTGTAAGTTGTATTGGTTCGGATTTAGGTAAAGTAGTAAAGACTGATAGAGAATTAGTGACTAATCAGCAAATAAATACTATTGTTCCTCATTCAAATGTTGATTCAGACTTTGTATATTATTTGATGTGTATTGTAGGCAAAGAGTTGAATTATATTAGTAAAACATCAACTGCAGTACCTATTATAAATAAATCTACATTTTCTGATTGGAATATAGTTATTCCCGAAAAGGTAGACGACCAGCGCCGCATTGCCTCCATCCTTTCTTCTCTCGACCGGAAGATAGAGTTGAACAACAAGATCAATGCTGATTTGGAGGAGATGGCGCAGGCTATTTTCAAGAATTGGTTCGTTGACTTTGAGCCTTTCAAGGATGGTAAGTTCGTGGATAGTGAATTGGGAATGATTCCAGAAGGATGGGAAGTAGGAAGCTATTCTGAAATGATAGACAGTCTGATTTCCGGAGATTGGGGAAAAGAAAACCCTCAAGGAAACTATACGCATGAAGTAGCTTGTGTCAGAGGATGTGATTTCCAAGATATTAATAATGGTGTAAGAGGTAAAACTCCCCAGCGTTATATTTTGGAAAAGAATTATCAAGCCAAGCATCTTAAAGATAAAGATATTCTCGTGGAAATCTCGGGAGGTACTGCTACTGTATCTACAGGAAGAACAAGTCTCGTTACAGAGGAGCTGCTTAAGAAATACAAACATGATATTGTGTGTACGAATTTTTGCAAGGTATTACGTCCTTTGAGTCAATTCAGTTCTTATGTTTATTATTCATGGAAATACAAATATGATAATGACATTATGTTTGGCTACGAGAATGGAACTTCGGGTATAAAGAACTTTGCAATAAAAGATTTCATAGAAAAGGAATCTGTATTGATTCCTAAAGAGCAAGATATTGTGGAGTTTCAGAAGATAATTGATAATTTGCAGAAACAGAAGCAAATAAAGGGTACTGAGAATACAACCCTCTCAACTCTCCGTGACACTCTTCTCCCTCGCTTAATGTCAGGCGAGATAGAAGTCCCGGAATAA